In one window of Mauremys reevesii isolate NIE-2019 linkage group 22, ASM1616193v1, whole genome shotgun sequence DNA:
- the HNRNPL gene encoding heterogeneous nuclear ribonucleoprotein L isoform X2, translating into MPKKRQALVEFEDILGACNAVNYAADNQIYIAGHPAFVNYSTSQKISRPGDTDDSRGVNNVLLFTILNPIYSITTDVLYTICNPCGPVQRIVIFRKNGVQAMVEFDSVQSAQRAKASLNGADIYSGCCTLKIEYAKPTRLNVFKNDQDTWDYTNPNLSGQGDPGGNPNKRQRQPPLLGDHPAEYGGPHGGYHSHYHDEGYGPPPPHYEGRRMGPPVGGHRRGPSRYGPQYGHPPPPPPPPEYGPHADSPVLMVYGLDQSKMNCDRVFNVFCLYGNVEKVKFMKSKPGAAMVEMADGYAVDRAITHLNNNFMFGQKLNVCVSKQQAIMPGQSYGLEDGSCSYKDFSGSRNNRFSTPEQAAKNRIQHPSNVLHFFNAPLEVTEDNFYEICDELGAKRPASVKVFSGKSERSSSGLLEWDSKSDALETLSFLNHYQMKNPNGPYPYTLKLCFSTAQHAS; encoded by the exons ATGCCTAAGAAGAGACAGGCCCTGGTGGAGTTTGAGGATATTCTCGGTGCCTGCAATGCTGTGAACTATGCAGCAGACAACCAGATCTACATAGCAGGGCACCCCGCATTTGTCAACTATTCTACCAGTCAGAAAATATCCCGCCCTGGAGACACAGATGATTCAAGAGGAGTCAACAATGTGCTGCTCTTCACTATCCTAAACCCCATCTATTCAATTACAACG GACGTGCTGTATACCATTTGCAACCCATGTGGTCCCGTGCAAAGGATTGTTATTTTCAGGAAGAATGGTGTCCAGGCCATGGTGGA GTTTGACTCTGTGCAGAGTGCGCAGAGAGCCAAGGCATCTCTGAATGGTGCTGATATTTACTCTGGGTGTTGCACTCTAAAGATTGAATATGCCAAG CCCACACGTTTGAATGTGTTCAAGAACGACCAGGACACCTGGGATTACACAAACCCCAATCTCAGTGGACAAG GGGATCCTGGCGGTAACCCTAACAAGCGTCAGAGACAGCCCCCTCTCCTTGGGGACCACCCTGCAGAATACG GAGGACCTCATGGTGGATACCACAGTCATTATCACGATGAGGGTTACGGCCCTCCTCCACCTCACTATGAAGGGAGAAGGATGGGCCCTCCTGTTGGTGGCCACCGCAGGGGCCCAAGCCGCTATGGCCCTCAGTACGGACATCCtccgccccctcctccgcccccggAGTACGGCCCTCATGCTGACAGCCCTGTGCTGATGGTGTACGGCTTAGACCAGTCCAAGATGAACTGTGATAGGGTCTTCAATGTCTTCTGCCTCTATGGGAATGTAGAAAAG GTGAAGTTCATGAAGAGCAAGCCAGGCGCAGCCATGGTGGAGATGGCAGACGGGTATGCTGTGGATCGAGCAATCACCCACCTCAACAACAACTTCATGTTTGGACAGAAGCTGAACGTGTG tGTATCCAAGCAGCAAGCCATCATGCCTGGTCAGTCGTATGGGCTTGAGGATGGTTCGTGCAGCTAcaaggacttcagtggctctCGAAATAACAGGTTTTCGAccccagagcaggcagccaaGAACAGGATCCAACATCCTAGCAACGTGCTTCACTTCTTCAATGCTCCTCTAGAGGTGACAGAAGACAACTTTTATGAG ATCTGTGATGAGCTGGGAGCGAAGAGGCCAGCTTCTGTCAAAGTGTTTTCAGGGAAAA GTGAAAGAAGCTCCTCTGGTTTGTTGGAATGGGATTCAAAAAGCGATGCGCTAGAGACCCTCTCATTCCTGAACCATTACCAGATGAAAAATCCAA ATGGGCCGTACCCATACACGCTGAAACTCTGCTTCTCAACTGCTCAGCATGCCTCGTAA
- the HNRNPL gene encoding heterogeneous nuclear ribonucleoprotein L isoform X1, protein MPKKRQALVEFEDILGACNAVNYAADNQIYIAGHPAFVNYSTSQKISRPGDTDDSRGVNNVLLFTILNPIYSITTDVLYTICNPCGPVQRIVIFRKNGVQAMVEFDSVQSAQRAKASLNGADIYSGCCTLKIEYAKPTRLNVFKNDQDTWDYTNPNLSGQGDPGGNPNKRQRQPPLLGDHPAEYGGPHGGYHSHYHDEGYGPPPPHYEGRRMGPPVGGHRRGPSRYGPQYGHPPPPPPPPEYGPHADSPVLMVYGLDQSKMNCDRVFNVFCLYGNVEKVKFMKSKPGAAMVEMADGYAVDRAITHLNNNFMFGQKLNVCVSKQQAIMPGQSYGLEDGSCSYKDFSGSRNNRFSTPEQAAKNRIQHPSNVLHFFNAPLEVTEDNFYEICDELGAKRPASVKVFSGKMFRPGERSSSGLLEWDSKSDALETLSFLNHYQMKNPNGPYPYTLKLCFSTAQHAS, encoded by the exons ATGCCTAAGAAGAGACAGGCCCTGGTGGAGTTTGAGGATATTCTCGGTGCCTGCAATGCTGTGAACTATGCAGCAGACAACCAGATCTACATAGCAGGGCACCCCGCATTTGTCAACTATTCTACCAGTCAGAAAATATCCCGCCCTGGAGACACAGATGATTCAAGAGGAGTCAACAATGTGCTGCTCTTCACTATCCTAAACCCCATCTATTCAATTACAACG GACGTGCTGTATACCATTTGCAACCCATGTGGTCCCGTGCAAAGGATTGTTATTTTCAGGAAGAATGGTGTCCAGGCCATGGTGGA GTTTGACTCTGTGCAGAGTGCGCAGAGAGCCAAGGCATCTCTGAATGGTGCTGATATTTACTCTGGGTGTTGCACTCTAAAGATTGAATATGCCAAG CCCACACGTTTGAATGTGTTCAAGAACGACCAGGACACCTGGGATTACACAAACCCCAATCTCAGTGGACAAG GGGATCCTGGCGGTAACCCTAACAAGCGTCAGAGACAGCCCCCTCTCCTTGGGGACCACCCTGCAGAATACG GAGGACCTCATGGTGGATACCACAGTCATTATCACGATGAGGGTTACGGCCCTCCTCCACCTCACTATGAAGGGAGAAGGATGGGCCCTCCTGTTGGTGGCCACCGCAGGGGCCCAAGCCGCTATGGCCCTCAGTACGGACATCCtccgccccctcctccgcccccggAGTACGGCCCTCATGCTGACAGCCCTGTGCTGATGGTGTACGGCTTAGACCAGTCCAAGATGAACTGTGATAGGGTCTTCAATGTCTTCTGCCTCTATGGGAATGTAGAAAAG GTGAAGTTCATGAAGAGCAAGCCAGGCGCAGCCATGGTGGAGATGGCAGACGGGTATGCTGTGGATCGAGCAATCACCCACCTCAACAACAACTTCATGTTTGGACAGAAGCTGAACGTGTG tGTATCCAAGCAGCAAGCCATCATGCCTGGTCAGTCGTATGGGCTTGAGGATGGTTCGTGCAGCTAcaaggacttcagtggctctCGAAATAACAGGTTTTCGAccccagagcaggcagccaaGAACAGGATCCAACATCCTAGCAACGTGCTTCACTTCTTCAATGCTCCTCTAGAGGTGACAGAAGACAACTTTTATGAG ATCTGTGATGAGCTGGGAGCGAAGAGGCCAGCTTCTGTCAAAGTGTTTTCAGGGAAAA TGTTCCGTCCAGGTGAAAGAAGCTCCTCTGGTTTGTTGGAATGGGATTCAAAAAGCGATGCGCTAGAGACCCTCTCATTCCTGAACCATTACCAGATGAAAAATCCAA ATGGGCCGTACCCATACACGCTGAAACTCTGCTTCTCAACTGCTCAGCATGCCTCGTAA